The Candidatus Saccharimonadales bacterium nucleotide sequence CTACGTCATTCCACGAAATCTGTGCATATTCATGTTTCACGTTTTGTTTTAATTCCATCGCGAGCGAAGGGGAGGTCGCAATACCAACTATCTGATCAGCTAGGACATCAATATCCCAAAAATCATAGCGGAATATATTACTTAACACTTCACCAACTCCTGATTGACGAGTAACGATAACTGCAGAGTTGTGGTGCGCAGCTTCAAGTGCAGTAAGACCAAATGGCTCACTAACTGAGCTCATGACGAATATGTCTGCAACGTTATATGCATCTCTCCACTGCTTTCCACGAACAAACCCTGTAAAGAAAACTTTATCCGAAATACCGAGATCAGCACTAAGCTGTAGTAGTTCATCACGCTGCTCACCGTCACCAGCTAAAAGAAATATAAGTTTATCATGTTTCTCAGACGCACGAGCTGCTGCACGGATAAAGTGAGTTAAGCCTTTTTGAATTGTAAACCTGGTAACAGTTGCTATGATTGTGTATCCTTCATCTTTGAGTGACTCAAGATAACTATACGTTTGACGATCATAGTCATAGTTACCAAGTGATGCGACATCTATGGCATTGTGAACGACTTCAATCTTGTCGGCAGGTATACCATATTTTTGAATAATAATATTTTTTGTGATATTACTTACAGCAATGATACGATCAGCCATCATAAGACCTTGATACTCAATTTCGTGAACTACTGGATTACCAAATTTTTCACCAGATCGATCAAACTCTGTAGCATGGACATGAACAATAAGAGGTGCATCCGTTAACTCTTTCGCACGCATCCCAGCTTCCATCGTTAGCCAGTCATGCGCGTGAATAGCGTCGGGTTTTTTATCGACGACCATTTGCTCTATAAATTTCACATACCTCTTTTGAACACCACGAATATCTGTAAGATCATTCATGTCTGCACCTTCGAGAGTACGTTCAAATTCTCCATCACTATCATAAGCACCGAGCCCATATCGCTGCAGGGGCGTAAGCGGGGTGGCCGCATGAATCGTCATGAATTCAGATTCGGGATGATATGCGACATAAGGTACAACAAAATCAATCGTAGCACCTTGAAGCGCTAATGCTTTTGACATGTGATAACAGGCTACACCAAGTCCGCCGCTATTATGCGGAGGCAGCTCCCACCCGAGCATTAGTATGTTCATGCTGCTTGTTTGCGAATCGAAACTCGCGCGCTCCTTTGCGGTTTGTTATTTGTCTTCATTATAGATTGGCGCTTATGTTTTGACAACAGCTAAAAGCACCAATTTTTAATCTGTACATACCACACAATAATAGTTTGCTTGACGCGATAGGTAAAAGCCTGACACAATACAAGTATGAGTCAATCTGCACAGCAAATACCAGCTATCATTCAGTCACTTGCCCCTATTATTGATTCTTACGGATATATAGCAGTCGGTACATTAATATTTGTTGAAGATTTTGGTATCCCAGCACCCGGTGAGACAGTTCTCATTACTGCGGCTTTTTTTGCTGGTCTTGGTCATCTTAATATCATACTCGTTATGATAATTGGTTTTCTGGGTGCGGTACTTGGAGATAATGTAGGTTATGCGATCGGGAGGTATGGCGGAAGATCTCTTGTTGAACGATTTGGCAAATATGTATTTATAACTCCAGCACGGCTTGATAAACTTGGCATATTTTTTAAAAAATACGGGACAAAGGTAGTCGTCGTTGCTCGTTTTGTTGAAGGGCTTCGTCAAGTGAATGGGATAATGGCTGGTCTAAGTGACATGAGATGGCCAAAATTTATAACATTCAATGTTATTGGAGCAGCTCTTTGGGTGGGGGTCTGGGGATCAATCGGGTACTATGGGGGAGGTCATATCGACGTATTCCTCCGCTATCAGCTCTATTTTACGATTGTAGTTTTCATTGCGATTGCAGTATTTCTTATTACGAAATTTCTTAAGCATAAGAAAAGTAGCGATCCTATCTAGCTATCACGTATAATGAGTATCATGCAAAAAACTACAGACACTATATCAGCGGCAACCGCTAAAAAGAGAACACTCGCACTTAGCCTCGCATTTGTCGCCTTCTGGCTACCGGCAATACTATTTTCAAAAATAGCTGGTGAAGTGCTCGAAAAAGAACCGATTTCTCTCGATACATCTATATTGACTTGGATACATTCGCATGCAACACCACTACTTGATAACATCTTTTTAGCTATCACTACTGTTGGTAATGTCGCAATCATAACTCCAATTACGCTTATTATCGTTGCATATCTTTTCTATAAAAAATATCGGCTAAATGCACTCATCATATTATTTAGCTTTGGCGGGGCAGGAGTTGCTGACTTTATTCTAAAAAAGCTTTTCCAAAGAGATCGCCCTACATTTTGGCATTCTCTTGTAACTGAGACTGGCTATTCATTTCCAAGTGGCCATGCAATGCTAAGCAGCGCACTTATTCTGAGTATTATTCTGATACTCTGGAATACACGCTGGAGATGGACAGCTGCAATTATTGG carries:
- a CDS encoding DedA family protein; the encoded protein is MSQSAQQIPAIIQSLAPIIDSYGYIAVGTLIFVEDFGIPAPGETVLITAAFFAGLGHLNIILVMIIGFLGAVLGDNVGYAIGRYGGRSLVERFGKYVFITPARLDKLGIFFKKYGTKVVVVARFVEGLRQVNGIMAGLSDMRWPKFITFNVIGAALWVGVWGSIGYYGGGHIDVFLRYQLYFTIVVFIAIAVFLITKFLKHKKSSDPI
- a CDS encoding glycosyltransferase family 4 protein, producing the protein MNILMLGWELPPHNSGGLGVACYHMSKALALQGATIDFVVPYVAYHPESEFMTIHAATPLTPLQRYGLGAYDSDGEFERTLEGADMNDLTDIRGVQKRYVKFIEQMVVDKKPDAIHAHDWLTMEAGMRAKELTDAPLIVHVHATEFDRSGEKFGNPVVHEIEYQGLMMADRIIAVSNITKNIIIQKYGIPADKIEVVHNAIDVASLGNYDYDRQTYSYLESLKDEGYTIIATVTRFTIQKGLTHFIRAAARASEKHDKLIFLLAGDGEQRDELLQLSADLGISDKVFFTGFVRGKQWRDAYNVADIFVMSSVSEPFGLTALEAAHHNSAVIVTRQSGVGEVLSNIFRYDFWDIDVLADQIVGIATSPSLAMELKQNVKHEYAQISWNDVASKCLALYGTAVRQGALV
- a CDS encoding phosphatase PAP2 family protein — its product is MQKTTDTISAATAKKRTLALSLAFVAFWLPAILFSKIAGEVLEKEPISLDTSILTWIHSHATPLLDNIFLAITTVGNVAIITPITLIIVAYLFYKKYRLNALIILFSFGGAGVADFILKKLFQRDRPTFWHSLVTETGYSFPSGHAMLSSALILSIILILWNTRWRWTAAIIGMLIIFSIGLSRLYLGVHYPTDVIAGWSVSLLWVIVVFTVGYGLSRKFNQHRIFKSE